One Alphaproteobacteria bacterium genomic window carries:
- a CDS encoding thiamine pyrophosphate-binding protein — MAKQTPTVGEFLFEYLYNQGVRTAFGIPGDFALPTFRWIEKSKLDLINMTHEPSVGFAADAYARLTGGLGVACVTYCVGGLNMLNSIACAYAEKSPVVVISGGPSPNDRR, encoded by the coding sequence ATGGCTAAACAAACCCCTACCGTTGGTGAGTTTCTTTTCGAATATTTGTATAATCAAGGTGTGCGCACCGCCTTCGGTATTCCCGGTGATTTTGCGTTACCAACCTTCCGCTGGATAGAAAAATCCAAACTAGACCTTATTAATATGACTCATGAGCCATCAGTTGGCTTTGCTGCAGATGCCTATGCGCGTTTGACTGGTGGATTAGGTGTGGCATGTGTTACCTATTGCGTGGGCGGGCTTAATATGCTCAACAGCATTGCATGTGCCTATGCAGAAAAAAGCCCTGTCGTAGTTATTTCCGGAGGCCCTTCTCCCAATGACCGCCGC